In bacterium, the DNA window GCGGTCACGGCCGCGCTGATCCTCCCCGGCGCGACGCTCCTGCGCGGGGTCGCGCTGGAGGACGGCCGCCCCGCGGCGCGTTTCCCGTGGACCGCGGCGGCCGCGCCGAACGAGTGGCCGCGCCGCGTCGTCGCCGCGCTCGGCGAACCGCTTTGGGACCTCACCGGCCTCCCGACGCGCGCGTCGGCGGTCCTCGTCGACGGCCGCCGCGGCGTCCTCGGAAGCTGAGCCCCGTGCCGCCGTCGGCGACCCGCGGGCCTCGGCGGGAGTCGCGCAGGCCGCGGCGTCCTCCGAAGGCGGGCGCCGGGCGACGATCCCGCCGTTCGTCCCGTGGCGCGGCGGCGCCGGGCGTGGTACGAACGGCCCGATGAACCACGGCGGCGAAATCGTCCTCGAGGCGCGCGGGCTGGTCGTCCGCCTCGGCGGCCGGGAGATCCTGCGCGGGCTCGACGTCTCGCTGCGGGCCGGGGAGATGGTCGCCGTCGCCGGGCCGAACGGCGCGGGCAAGACGACGCTGCTCCGCGTCCTCGCCGGCATCCTCGCCCCGAGCGCCGGGACGCTTCTGCTCCGCGGCGCGCCGCTCGACCTCCGGCGCCGCCGCGCCCTGGCGCGCGAACTCTGCTACCTGCCGCAGGAGACGTGGACCGAGTTCGGGCTGACGGTGCAGGACGTCGTGCGGCTGGGGCGCTATCCCCACGCCGGCCCGTTCCGCGCGCTGCGCCAAGACGACCTCGCCGCGGTGCGCGAGGCGATGGAGCGGGCCGACGTCGCGCACCTCGCCCAGCGTCCGCTGCCCACCCTTTC includes these proteins:
- a CDS encoding ABC transporter ATP-binding protein yields the protein MNHGGEIVLEARGLVVRLGGREILRGLDVSLRAGEMVAVAGPNGAGKTTLLRVLAGILAPSAGTLLLRGAPLDLRRRRALARELCYLPQETWTEFGLTVQDVVRLGRYPHAGPFRALRQDDLAAVREAMERADVAHLAQRPLPTLSGGERRRVYLARALAQQARILVLDEPTTALDVGHACALMDLLAAWAAEGRAIVLSLHDVVLAARGPNRCLLMHEGRIVGDDAPAAVLSGDAARAAFGVRLIALDEPRAIIPA